A part of Marinomonas rhizomae genomic DNA contains:
- the panB gene encoding 3-methyl-2-oxobutanoate hydroxymethyltransferase yields MYSDNSQRKLTKPVTLSTLKKMKAEKEKITCLTSYDASFTNVMNVAGVETILVGDSLGMVIQGQDSTLPVTIEDMCYHTAAVKRGNTNAFILTDMSFMSYSKPEQALDNAAKLMQAGANMVKLEGGSWLADTVKLLSQRGIPVCAHLGLTPQSVHKFGGYKVQGKSQDAADLLLQESLDLVAAGADILLYECIPTELGKTLTEAVPVPTIGIGAGHHTDGQVLVMHDMLGINLGHTPKFVKNFLTDGRNVTEAFEAYVKEVKDMTFPGAEHGFKS; encoded by the coding sequence ATGTACTCAGATAACTCACAAAGAAAACTCACCAAACCTGTTACCTTATCCACTCTCAAAAAAATGAAAGCGGAAAAAGAAAAAATTACCTGTTTAACAAGTTATGACGCCTCTTTCACCAATGTCATGAACGTCGCAGGCGTTGAAACGATTTTGGTCGGTGATTCTTTGGGCATGGTCATACAAGGCCAAGACAGCACATTACCCGTAACAATCGAAGACATGTGCTATCACACCGCAGCGGTAAAACGAGGCAACACCAACGCTTTTATCCTCACAGACATGTCTTTCATGAGTTACAGCAAACCAGAACAAGCGCTCGATAACGCAGCAAAGTTAATGCAAGCCGGCGCAAACATGGTCAAATTAGAAGGCGGAAGCTGGTTAGCAGACACCGTAAAACTACTCAGCCAGCGTGGCATTCCTGTTTGTGCGCATTTAGGCCTAACCCCTCAGTCCGTACATAAATTTGGTGGCTACAAAGTACAAGGCAAAAGCCAAGATGCGGCCGATTTACTACTGCAGGAGTCGCTGGATCTTGTCGCTGCTGGCGCCGACATTCTTCTATACGAGTGCATCCCAACCGAACTCGGCAAAACACTGACAGAAGCCGTTCCAGTGCCCACCATTGGCATAGGTGCTGGTCATCACACAGATGGCCAAGTATTGGTAATGCACGACATGCTCGGCATCAACCTAGGTCACACACCAAAATTCGTCAAAAACTTCTTAACCGATGGCCGCAATGTGACAGAAGCCTTTGAAGCCTACGTCAAAGAAGTAAAAGACATGACATTCCCTGGGGCTGAGCACGGATTCAAATCATGA
- the gluQRS gene encoding tRNA glutamyl-Q(34) synthetase GluQRS, protein MSNHDDPVSTVYRGRFAPSPTGPLHFGSLVSALASYLDAKKQQGSWIIRIEDVDGTRCKPSFSEQITETLRSYQLFSDEPIRVQSQHSEIYEQKLSELKRQQIVFPCNCTRQSLAQHNGNHPQECQSTTSKPHSWRLKASSAVYLCQDDIQGSLQLSEDLKNNCPVLKRKDGFFSYQLAVVVDDHLQNISHLVRGADLIETTAQQLHLYNLFGWTPPSICHIPLIINHSGDKISKQNHARAIENGHLPTLLRALHYLKIDLTEPSSIAEAISLAIEAWDPSKLKGIKDLPLEKQDLHFI, encoded by the coding sequence ATGTCTAACCACGACGACCCCGTTTCGACTGTCTATCGTGGCCGCTTTGCACCTTCGCCAACCGGTCCTCTCCATTTTGGCTCGCTAGTCAGCGCATTAGCGAGCTATTTGGACGCAAAAAAACAGCAAGGCAGCTGGATCATTCGCATTGAAGATGTGGATGGAACACGCTGCAAGCCTAGCTTTTCCGAGCAAATCACCGAAACCCTTAGAAGTTACCAGCTTTTTTCTGACGAACCAATTCGCGTTCAAAGCCAGCACAGTGAAATTTACGAGCAAAAGCTGTCTGAATTAAAAAGACAACAAATCGTATTCCCCTGTAATTGCACTCGCCAGTCCCTTGCTCAGCATAATGGCAACCACCCTCAGGAATGCCAGAGCACAACTAGTAAACCTCATTCATGGCGACTAAAAGCCAGCTCAGCGGTTTATCTATGCCAAGATGATATTCAAGGTTCCCTGCAGCTCTCTGAAGATCTCAAAAACAACTGCCCAGTTTTAAAACGAAAAGACGGCTTCTTCTCTTACCAACTTGCTGTCGTGGTTGACGATCACTTACAAAACATCAGCCATTTGGTGAGAGGGGCTGATCTAATAGAAACCACGGCTCAACAACTACACCTCTATAATTTATTTGGCTGGACACCGCCGAGCATTTGCCACATCCCACTTATAATCAACCATTCTGGCGACAAAATCAGCAAACAAAATCACGCAAGAGCCATTGAAAACGGTCACCTCCCCACCCTATTGCGTGCACTCCACTATCTAAAAATTGACCTAACGGAACCCTCTTCTATAGCAGAAGCAATATCCCTAGCAATTGAAGCCTGGGATCCAAGCAAATTAAAAGGAATAAAAGACCTTCCCCTCGAAAAACAGGACCTGCACTTCATCTGA
- the folK gene encoding 2-amino-4-hydroxy-6-hydroxymethyldihydropteridine diphosphokinase: MHAYIGLGSNLENPVAQLDRAIETLKKHDDLKNLRVSSIYGSKPVGPQDQPDYINAVASFNTDLPPLALLDLLQSIEQSQRRVRERHWGPRTLDLDLLLYGQERIQLPRLNVPHPFMLERGFVIKPLSDLAPDMLLENGKTVTEQLHQLDTSDLVFIKEE, from the coding sequence ATACACGCTTATATTGGCCTCGGCAGTAATCTTGAAAATCCAGTGGCGCAACTTGATCGCGCCATTGAAACCCTAAAGAAACACGACGATCTAAAAAATCTTCGTGTTTCTTCTATTTACGGCAGCAAGCCCGTTGGCCCACAAGATCAACCGGACTACATTAACGCCGTCGCCTCATTTAATACCGATCTTCCCCCGCTCGCCCTACTTGATCTATTACAAAGTATTGAACAGTCACAACGTCGAGTCAGAGAACGTCATTGGGGACCGCGCACCCTAGATCTAGATCTGTTATTGTACGGACAAGAAAGAATACAATTACCAAGACTAAACGTGCCACACCCCTTTATGCTAGAACGAGGATTTGTGATAAAGCCGCTTAGCGACCTAGCTCCCGATATGCTCTTAGAAAATGGCAAAACTGTTACAGAGCAGCTACACCAACTTGATACCAGCGATTTGGTTTTTATCAAAGAAGAATAA
- a CDS encoding sigma-54-dependent transcriptional regulator, whose protein sequence is MHSIMIICPDSSPLKESEKWLSRYGFQVNTSNTLEQANRYYELSEFHLLLIDQEAINQLAEGHLELPSTPHRIVLDAKASLSTGVSSMAQGALYYLPLPTDSESLLKHVVNALEKKEQSTQTTESIAQTSSNSAEESIVLGSAGSGIIGQCPPMQELFSDMRKIAGTHVTVLIRGESGTGKELVAKALHNLSQRHNHPIISVNCAAIPENLIESELFGHEKGAFTGANSSHDGLIYAADKGTLFLDEIGELPLEAQARLLRVLQEGEIRKVGATQSTKVNIRLITATHRNLIDMVKNGLFREDLYYRLYVMELLLPPLRDRGDDISMLAKILLEKACQKHNKPIYKYNQTFDKAIRAHNWPGNVRELENAIERAVILSPPERVEAANLKLSSQQQSLHSTNMPQSTDNDLMAGTTLDDYFKHFVLTHQHKMTETQLAHSLGISRKSLWERRQKLAIPKKVTT, encoded by the coding sequence ATGCACAGCATTATGATCATTTGCCCAGACAGCTCACCACTAAAAGAATCAGAAAAATGGCTGTCTCGATATGGCTTTCAAGTAAACACCAGCAACACGCTAGAACAAGCCAACCGATACTATGAGCTATCTGAATTTCACCTCCTACTCATTGATCAAGAGGCTATCAATCAATTAGCCGAAGGTCATTTAGAACTGCCTAGCACACCACATCGCATTGTACTTGACGCAAAAGCCAGCCTAAGCACAGGCGTTAGCAGCATGGCACAAGGTGCACTTTACTACCTTCCCCTGCCAACAGACTCTGAAAGCCTACTAAAACATGTCGTCAATGCCCTAGAAAAAAAAGAACAATCAACACAAACAACAGAATCCATAGCTCAAACCTCCTCTAACTCCGCGGAGGAAAGCATTGTTTTAGGCTCCGCTGGAAGCGGCATTATTGGCCAGTGCCCACCAATGCAAGAACTCTTCAGTGATATGCGTAAAATTGCAGGTACCCATGTCACCGTCCTAATACGTGGTGAATCAGGGACAGGTAAAGAACTGGTCGCCAAAGCGCTTCATAACCTAAGCCAGCGCCATAACCACCCAATTATCAGCGTAAACTGTGCCGCCATTCCAGAAAACCTAATAGAATCAGAGTTATTTGGTCATGAAAAGGGAGCATTTACAGGTGCAAACTCCTCTCACGATGGTCTTATTTACGCCGCAGACAAAGGCACACTCTTCTTAGATGAAATAGGCGAACTGCCACTAGAAGCTCAAGCAAGGCTACTGCGAGTCTTACAAGAAGGAGAAATACGCAAAGTTGGCGCAACACAGTCAACCAAAGTAAACATCCGACTCATCACCGCCACCCACAGAAATCTAATAGATATGGTCAAGAACGGACTGTTCCGGGAGGATTTATACTATCGCCTTTATGTAATGGAGCTACTTCTACCGCCACTAAGAGATAGGGGTGATGACATCTCCATGTTGGCAAAAATTCTTCTTGAGAAAGCCTGCCAGAAGCACAACAAGCCGATCTACAAATACAACCAAACATTCGACAAAGCTATCAGGGCACACAATTGGCCAGGAAACGTGCGAGAGCTCGAAAACGCAATAGAAAGAGCCGTCATTCTTAGCCCGCCTGAAAGAGTCGAAGCAGCCAACTTAAAGCTTTCCAGCCAACAACAAAGCTTACATTCTACGAACATGCCACAGTCGACAGACAACGACTTAATGGCAGGCACGACACTGGATGATTACTTCAAACATTTTGTCCTTACGCACCAACACAAGATGACAGAAACACAACTTGCACATTCCTTGGGCATATCAAGAAAAAGTTTATGGGAAAGACGACAAAAACTGGCAATACCCAAAAAGGTAACAACATAA
- the panC gene encoding pantoate--beta-alanine ligase, which produces MKTFHTVAELRTALKIERLKDKNIVFVPTMGNLHDGHMSLIRKAKEEGDVIVSSIFINPMQFSDQSDLERYPKTLEEDKRVLEANGCHYLFAPDALEMYPDGKRSQTQIEVVGISDILCGASRPGHFVGVSTVVTKLFNIVQPDCAIFGNKDFQQLKVIEDMVRDLSSNVRIIGVDTARNEDGLAMSSRNGYLTEEERRIAPTIYQTLLWAKDALIKNSASHEDICEQAQKKLEAAGFRRDYFEIRAQESLQTPSEEEKRLVILTAAYLGKARLIDNLRVELA; this is translated from the coding sequence ATGAAAACATTCCACACCGTCGCTGAGCTTCGAACAGCACTGAAAATAGAACGCTTGAAAGACAAAAATATTGTGTTTGTCCCAACCATGGGCAACCTACATGATGGCCATATGTCACTAATTCGAAAAGCAAAAGAAGAAGGCGACGTCATTGTGTCATCTATCTTCATCAACCCAATGCAATTTTCGGATCAAAGCGACTTAGAGCGTTACCCAAAAACCTTGGAAGAAGACAAACGAGTCCTTGAGGCCAATGGCTGTCATTACCTGTTTGCACCAGATGCACTGGAAATGTACCCAGACGGCAAACGCAGCCAAACGCAAATTGAAGTCGTCGGCATTTCTGACATTCTTTGTGGAGCGTCTCGCCCAGGCCATTTTGTTGGTGTTTCCACTGTCGTGACAAAATTATTTAATATTGTTCAGCCAGACTGTGCCATATTTGGTAACAAAGACTTTCAACAACTTAAAGTTATTGAAGACATGGTGCGAGATCTAAGCTCTAACGTACGCATCATCGGAGTAGACACAGCACGTAACGAAGATGGCCTAGCCATGAGTTCGCGTAATGGTTACCTAACAGAAGAAGAAAGACGTATCGCACCAACAATTTATCAAACTTTGTTATGGGCGAAAGATGCGCTAATTAAAAACAGTGCGAGTCACGAGGACATCTGCGAACAAGCTCAAAAGAAGCTTGAAGCGGCTGGTTTCCGTCGTGATTATTTCGAAATCCGCGCACAAGAAAGCTTACAAACACCATCAGAAGAAGAGAAGCGCCTCGTTATATTAACGGCGGCATATCTAGGCAAAGCACGCTTAATTGATAACTTACGTGTAGAACTTGCTTAA
- the dksA gene encoding RNA polymerase-binding protein DksA: MPNMNPESLMKDFTPYVAKDGEEYMNENQLAHFKSILLNWKQNLMEEVDRTVHHLKEEAVNYADPNDRASQEEEFSLELRARDRERKLVKKISQTIELIDADDYGFCEECGIEIGIRRLEARPTATMCIDCKTLAEIKERQIGG, translated from the coding sequence ATGCCAAATATGAACCCTGAATCATTAATGAAAGACTTCACTCCTTATGTTGCTAAGGATGGCGAAGAATACATGAACGAAAACCAGTTGGCGCACTTTAAAAGCATTCTACTCAACTGGAAGCAAAATCTTATGGAAGAGGTTGATCGCACCGTTCACCACCTTAAAGAAGAGGCCGTGAACTATGCAGATCCAAATGACCGTGCTAGCCAAGAAGAAGAATTTAGCCTAGAGCTTCGCGCGCGCGATCGTGAGCGTAAACTGGTTAAAAAAATCTCTCAGACAATCGAGCTAATTGATGCTGACGATTATGGCTTTTGCGAAGAGTGTGGCATCGAAATCGGCATTCGCCGCTTAGAAGCTCGCCCAACAGCGACCATGTGCATTGACTGCAAAACTCTGGCTGAAATCAAAGAGAGACAAATCGGCGGCTAA
- the pcnB gene encoding polynucleotide adenylyltransferase PcnB: MLTGLKSLVRKATSLFASPKAQTYPIIIPRSDHSLSRQDLSPNAVKVLYRLNKAGFDAFLVGGCVRDHLIGIEPKDFDVVTNATPEEVHTIFSNSRLIGRRFKLVHVTFGREIIEVSTFRANSAQNDSNDDNAQNTSLKGKDSARSAHGIVLRDNVYGNIEEDAERRDFTFNALYYNVQDFSIHDYCGGLKDIENKQIRIIGDARQRYQEDPVRMLRAIRFAGKLGFELEADTAAPIKEMAHLLDHIPPARLFEEVLKLLGSGNGIDTFHLLRQYGLFRYLFPDAEALLQSGWKRHDIDPEAFILQGLKNTDDRIQSGKTTAPYFLYAVLLWPSVALRHEEFQAQGMPATPALHQAANMVLDNQVASTAIPRRFSTPMREIWDMQYRLPKRYGKRAFLLLEHPRFRAGFDFLLIRELSGTDLDGLGDWWEKFQHGTESQQRDLIKSIDSFTKDKDGPKKRRPRRRRKSNGNTSETAKPQSETFDE, translated from the coding sequence ATGCTTACAGGATTAAAATCTCTGGTACGTAAAGCTACCTCACTGTTTGCCTCTCCAAAGGCACAGACTTACCCTATTATCATCCCTCGCAGCGATCACAGCTTATCTCGACAAGACTTAAGCCCAAATGCCGTCAAAGTATTGTATCGCCTAAATAAAGCGGGCTTCGACGCCTTTCTTGTTGGTGGCTGCGTTCGAGACCATCTTATTGGCATTGAGCCTAAAGATTTTGACGTTGTTACCAACGCGACCCCCGAAGAAGTTCACACCATATTCTCAAACTCAAGACTCATTGGCCGCCGATTCAAATTGGTCCATGTCACGTTTGGGCGCGAAATCATCGAAGTCTCAACATTTAGAGCCAATTCCGCTCAAAACGACAGCAATGATGACAACGCACAGAACACCTCTTTGAAAGGCAAAGACTCCGCTCGATCCGCCCATGGCATCGTCTTGCGTGATAATGTCTATGGCAACATTGAAGAAGATGCAGAACGCCGAGACTTCACTTTTAACGCTTTATATTACAATGTCCAGGACTTCAGTATTCACGATTACTGCGGTGGCCTGAAAGACATTGAAAATAAACAGATTCGCATCATTGGTGATGCTCGTCAGCGTTATCAAGAAGACCCTGTTCGCATGCTGCGCGCTATTCGCTTTGCCGGTAAACTAGGATTTGAATTAGAAGCCGACACTGCGGCGCCAATCAAAGAAATGGCGCATCTTTTGGATCACATTCCACCTGCACGCCTATTTGAAGAAGTATTAAAACTGCTTGGCAGTGGCAATGGCATTGATACTTTTCATTTACTTCGCCAATACGGTTTGTTCCGCTACTTATTTCCAGACGCTGAAGCCTTATTGCAAAGTGGTTGGAAGCGTCACGACATCGACCCTGAAGCGTTCATTCTGCAAGGCCTAAAAAACACCGACGACCGCATCCAAAGCGGAAAAACCACTGCACCATATTTCTTGTATGCTGTACTGCTTTGGCCTAGCGTTGCACTTCGTCATGAAGAATTTCAAGCGCAGGGCATGCCAGCAACACCGGCTTTGCACCAAGCCGCTAACATGGTACTAGACAACCAAGTCGCATCCACCGCTATCCCGCGCCGATTCTCCACGCCAATGCGTGAAATCTGGGACATGCAGTACCGACTACCAAAGCGCTACGGCAAACGAGCGTTTCTACTACTTGAACATCCTCGCTTCCGTGCGGGTTTCGACTTCTTGTTGATTCGAGAACTAAGCGGTACTGACTTAGATGGATTGGGCGATTGGTGGGAGAAATTCCAGCACGGCACAGAAAGCCAACAAAGAGACCTGATCAAAAGTATCGATTCATTCACGAAAGACAAGGATGGCCCTAAAAAGCGCCGCCCTCGTCGTCGTAGAAAGAGCAATGGCAACACATCCGAAACAGCTAAACCACAAAGCGAAACTTTTGACGAGTAA